One Lycium ferocissimum isolate CSIRO_LF1 unplaced genomic scaffold, AGI_CSIRO_Lferr_CH_V1 ctg992, whole genome shotgun sequence genomic region harbors:
- the LOC132046230 gene encoding cysteine-rich receptor-like protein kinase 44, which translates to MNCSICIMPSLNITLCLVLFFISSTVSADDDYYCPNTTTYNTNTSYHSNLISLLSTLSNASRKYGFYNCSTSNNGNSERIYGLFMCRGDIPSAACQDCASRAARKIIQGCPARKMAVFWSDSCLLRYSNRSIFPKPDYGSIINKPDRPFVLRNVIQISTDEQSRFKQKLGEMMDDVAARAASDRSIGKKFATREDNFSTADTTIYALAQCIPDISSSACLNCLGIVIKVLHKCCDEYKGARVQFPSCFVRQEVYPFYTSNSPALSYIQGHNGVPKQVVLIVCVVAIGFLLLLLSTNKSISSVVFPLLLKKRKNTLEETNDDLNGILTAESLQYDFSTIEAATSCFFAENKIGMGGFGDVYKGELVNEQEIAVKRLSRRSSQGVEEFKNEVVLVAKLQHRNLVRLLGFCLEGEEKILIYEFVPNKSLDYFLFDTKKQATLSWSVRDKIIRGIVRGLVYLHEDSRPRIIHRDLKASNILLDKDMNPKISDFGMARIFGADQTEGSTNIIVGTYGYMSPEYAMHGQFSVKSDVFSFGVLLLEIISGKRNRSFCQEDKFDDLLTHAWKLWKDGKAMKFVDPTLIGDSNSGSEIMRCMHIGLLCVQSDLDGRPTTALIAHILHTESATLPEPNRPASFKDYTSIGKMDQLTSKHIPSSILQESITEVYPR; encoded by the exons ATGAATTGTTCAATTTGCATAATGCCTAGTTTGAATATCACATTATGCCTTGTGCTTTTCTTCATCAGTAGCACAGTATCAGCTGATGATGACTATTACTGCCCAAACACAACTACTTACAATACAAACACATCTTATCATTCCAACCTCATTTCCCTACTTTCAACCCTTTCTAATGCTTCGAGGAAATATGGTTTCTACAACTGTTCCACTAGTAACAATggtaattctgaaagaatttatGGTTTGTTTATGTGTCGAGGCGATATTCCCAGTGCAGCGTGTCAAGATTGTGCAAGCAGAGCTGCTAGAAAAATAATCCAG GGCTGCCCCGCCAGAAAAATGGCTGTATTTTGGTCGGACAGTTGCTTATTGCGTTATTCGAATCGATCAATATTCCCCAAGCCTGATTACGGATCCATAATTAACAAACCAGATAGACCTTTTGTTCTACGTAATGTTATTCAAATTTCAACCGATGAACAAAGTAGGTTCAAACAGAAGCTGGGAGAAATGATGGATGACGTCGCGGCTCGGGCTGCTAGTGATCGTTCGATAGGCAAGAAATTTGCCACTAGAGAAGACAATTTCAGTACTGCTGACACAACAATTTATGCCTTAGCTCAATGCATTCCTGATATTTCTTCTTCTGCTTGCCTAAATTGCCTTGGAATTGTGATCAAAGTTCTCCATAAGTGTTGTGATGAATATAAGGGTGCTAGAGTTCAATTTCCCAGTTGTTTTGTAAGGCAAGAAGTGTACCCCTTCTACACTAGCAACTCACCTGCTCTCTCCTATATTCAAG GGCATAATGGAGTTCCAAAACAAGTAGTCCTAATTGTTTGTGTAGTCGCTATCggttttttacttttattattatCAACCAATAAAAGTATATCCAGTGTAGTCTTTCCTTTGCTActgaagaaaaggaaaaatactcTAGAGGAGACGAATG ATGATCTTAATGGGATTCTAACAGCTGAATCCTTGCAATATGACTTTAGTACAATAGAAGCTGCCACTAGCTGCTTCTTTGCGGAAAACAAAATTGGCATGGGTGGATTTGGTGATGTCTATAAG GGAGAACTTGTTAATGAACAAGAGATAGCTGTAAAGAGGCTATCAAGAAGGTCAAGCCAAGGTGTAGAAGAATTTAAGAATGAGGTTGTACTTGTAGCTAAGCTTCAACATAGGAATTTAGTGAGACTGCTTGGTTTTTGCTTGGAAGGAGAGGAAAAGATTCTCATCTACGAATTTGTCCCCAACAAAAGCCTCGACTATTTCTTATTTG ATACCAAGAAGCAAGCTACATTGAGTTGGTCCGTTCGTGACAAGATTATAAGAGGAATAGTACGAGGATTAGTTTATCTTCATGAGGATTCTCGTCCTCGAATCATACATCGTGATCTCAAAGCAAGCAACATTTTGTTAGACAAAGACATGAACCCAAAAATTTCAGATTTTGGCATGGCTAGGATTTTTGGAGCTGACCAAACTGAAGGAAGCACAAACATAATTGTTGGCACATA TGGCTACATGTCCCCAGAATATGCAATGCATGGTCAGTTTTCTGTGAAGTCTGATGTATTCAGTTTCGGTGTGCTTCTTTTGGAGATAATAAGTGGAAAGAGAAATAGATCATTTTGTCAAGAAGATAAATTTGATGACCTTCTTACCCAC GCTTGGAAGCTGTGGAAAGATGGCAAAGCTATGAAATTTGTAGATCCAACTCTAATTGGTGACTCAAATTCAGGGTCCGAAATCATGAGATGTATGCATATTGGGTTGTTATGTGTTCAAAGTGATTTGGATGGAAGACCTACCACAGCTTTGATAGCTCATATTCTTCATACTGAGTCTGCTACTCTGCCAGAGCCAAATCGACCAGCATCTTTTAAGGATTATACTAGTATAGGAAAGATGGATCAACTCACAAGCAAACACATTCCATCGTCTATTTTACAAGAATCAATTACTGAAGTCTATCCAAGATAG